Proteins encoded by one window of Anaeromusa acidaminophila DSM 3853:
- a CDS encoding endonuclease domain-containing protein, whose protein sequence is MHRKHNKALTVYARQLRKAMTKEERKLWYEFLREYPVRFLRQKVIGQYIVDFYCAQAGLVLEVDGGQHYEEENLIQDKLRSVTLGQYGLEVLRFSNLEVKENFFGVCEAIELRLKTRLEEKSTNLSTADTSFWQGRQVLSRG, encoded by the coding sequence AAGCATAATAAGGCGCTTACTGTTTATGCTCGGCAATTGAGAAAAGCTATGACGAAGGAAGAACGAAAGCTTTGGTATGAATTTTTGCGTGAGTATCCGGTGCGGTTTTTACGACAAAAAGTAATTGGCCAGTACATTGTTGATTTCTATTGTGCTCAAGCTGGCTTGGTTTTGGAAGTAGATGGCGGCCAGCATTATGAAGAAGAAAATCTTATTCAGGATAAATTGCGTAGTGTAACTTTGGGGCAATACGGACTTGAAGTGCTGCGGTTTAGTAATTTAGAAGTTAAAGAAAACTTTTTCGGCGTCTGCGAAGCCATTGAATTACGGCTTAAAACACGCCTGGAAGAAAAAAGTACGAATCTCTCCACCGCTGACACCTCCTTTTGGCAAGGGAGGCAGGTTCTGTCGAGGGGCTGA
- a CDS encoding TetR/AcrR family transcriptional regulator — protein MEDKDSRVKLLEIATDLFACKGFADVSVRELTQQAKLNVSAVSYHFGGKEGLYQAVLEEQFRPIRESMETMQAQTPSTPIAKLEMYAKRVTYIHGQRPYLSRFIMRELLKPTAYGGPIVERHLGEVYQFVMETLREGMEQGLFRQGLDVAHAAVSMAGILNFYFITKPLAEKMVPLGEDSDASYAIQAFQLYLYGIVDSKTKGNENR, from the coding sequence ATGGAAGATAAGGACAGCCGAGTCAAGCTGTTGGAGATAGCGACGGATCTGTTTGCCTGCAAGGGATTTGCGGACGTATCGGTGCGGGAGCTGACGCAGCAGGCGAAGCTCAATGTGTCGGCGGTATCCTATCATTTTGGCGGCAAAGAAGGCCTATACCAAGCCGTGCTGGAAGAGCAGTTCCGGCCCATTCGAGAGAGCATGGAAACGATGCAGGCGCAAACGCCGTCAACGCCGATTGCCAAGCTGGAAATGTATGCGAAACGAGTAACCTACATTCACGGGCAACGCCCCTATTTGTCACGGTTTATCATGCGAGAGCTGCTGAAGCCGACTGCTTATGGCGGGCCGATTGTGGAGCGGCATTTAGGGGAAGTCTATCAATTTGTCATGGAGACGCTGCGCGAAGGGATGGAGCAGGGCCTGTTTCGACAAGGCCTGGATGTGGCCCATGCGGCGGTGTCTATGGCGGGCATTCTTAATTTTTATTTTATCACCAAGCCGCTGGCGGAAAAAATGGTGCCTTTGGGGGAAGATTCGGACGCTAGTTATGCGATACAGGCATTTCAGCTGTATTTATACGGCATTGTAGATTCGAAGACAAAAGGAAACGAGAATAGGTGA
- a CDS encoding HlyD family secretion protein, whose protein sequence is MKDKKKLFRIALLFLLLAAIGGGWYVWQDGKVTTDNAAIEGTIVTLSPKVQGYVKAVHIKDNQVVKAGDVLVEIDPSDYQIKRDRAAAALAAAKAAASAAQNTLATTSVSAPSGLEGARAQVASAQANWEKAAADRQRMESLFREGACSQQQWDQAVATEASLRAALEKSQADARSASTAPSVIATAQSTTEQLAAQVRQAEVELAQAEQDLTNTKIIAPVDGRITKRSVELGNYVQAGQQLGSLVGTDLWVVANFKETQLKRMRPGQAAEIRIDAYPGVTLRGRVDSLQAGTGAHFSLFPAENATGNFVKVVQRVPVKIVLEAQPESSIHLGPGMSVEPTVFTEGTVL, encoded by the coding sequence ATGAAAGATAAAAAGAAGTTATTTCGGATTGCCTTGCTTTTTTTATTGCTGGCGGCGATTGGCGGCGGCTGGTATGTTTGGCAGGACGGCAAGGTTACGACGGACAATGCCGCGATTGAAGGGACTATTGTAACCTTGAGTCCCAAAGTGCAGGGGTATGTCAAAGCGGTGCATATTAAAGATAATCAGGTCGTAAAAGCCGGCGATGTGCTGGTGGAAATCGATCCGTCAGACTATCAGATCAAGCGAGATCGGGCGGCTGCGGCCTTGGCGGCAGCAAAAGCGGCTGCTAGTGCAGCGCAAAACACTCTGGCGACGACGTCTGTTTCCGCTCCGTCCGGCTTGGAAGGCGCCCGGGCGCAGGTCGCGTCGGCGCAGGCGAACTGGGAGAAAGCGGCAGCGGACCGGCAGCGTATGGAAAGCCTTTTCCGTGAAGGCGCCTGCTCGCAGCAGCAGTGGGATCAAGCGGTAGCTACGGAAGCCTCGTTGCGGGCCGCGCTGGAGAAAAGCCAGGCCGACGCTCGTTCGGCGTCAACAGCGCCTAGCGTGATTGCCACGGCGCAAAGCACGACAGAGCAACTGGCCGCGCAGGTACGGCAGGCGGAAGTCGAGCTGGCCCAGGCGGAGCAGGACTTGACGAATACAAAAATTATTGCCCCAGTAGATGGCCGGATTACTAAACGAAGCGTGGAACTAGGAAACTACGTTCAGGCCGGGCAACAATTAGGCTCATTAGTGGGAACGGACTTGTGGGTTGTGGCTAATTTTAAGGAAACCCAGCTTAAGCGCATGCGTCCGGGACAGGCGGCGGAAATACGCATTGACGCTTATCCCGGCGTGACTCTCCGCGGACGCGTGGACAGCTTGCAGGCGGGTACGGGCGCGCATTTTTCCTTGTTTCCGGCGGAAAATGCCACAGGTAACTTTGTAAAAGTAGTGCAGCGGGTGCCTGTCAAAATCGTCTTGGAAGCGCAGCCGGAAAGCTCTATTCATCTGGGGCCGGGCATGTCGGTAGAGCCTACGGTCTTTACGGAAGGAACGGTCCTTTAA